A stretch of the Clostridium fungisolvens genome encodes the following:
- a CDS encoding VanZ family protein, translated as MAKGYIFKGTILFITIIPIYLFVLCIRIFISKKSDKEISFRKELIRFIFTLYILAVAGVTLLPITIYFYGSPPIYDNVMSVNYVPFTDIARELSEMGQHNFSVAFQIKLLIKNVGGNFILLMPMGMLLPLLTSKVHSIKKSFILGFIVSLCIETMQFLENYSGLAFGRIVDIDDLILNSLGAAVGYCIFIFVSIFISKYKNSNNTLQN; from the coding sequence ATGGCCAAAGGATACATATTCAAAGGAACAATTCTTTTTATAACTATAATACCTATTTACTTATTTGTTCTTTGTATTAGAATTTTTATAAGTAAAAAAAGTGATAAGGAGATATCTTTTAGGAAAGAACTTATAAGATTTATTTTTACTTTATATATTTTAGCTGTTGCTGGGGTAACACTGTTACCTATTACAATCTATTTTTATGGATCGCCGCCTATATATGATAATGTTATGTCAGTAAATTACGTTCCATTTACTGATATAGCAAGGGAGCTTTCTGAGATGGGACAGCACAATTTTTCAGTAGCATTTCAAATCAAACTTTTAATTAAAAATGTTGGTGGAAACTTTATTCTTTTAATGCCTATGGGGATGCTGCTACCTTTACTTACAAGTAAAGTACATTCCATTAAGAAGAGTTTTATATTAGGTTTCATTGTTTCTTTATGTATAGAAACAATGCAATTTTTAGAAAACTATTCAGGACTAGCCTTCGGCAGAATTGTGGATATAGATGATTTGATTTTAAACTCATTAGGAGCTGCAGTAGGTTATTGTATTTTTATTTTCGTAAGTATATTTATTTCAAAATATAAAAATAGTAATAACACTCTACAAAACTAA
- a CDS encoding SulP family inorganic anion transporter: MLLVPKSVTCMKGYTKEQFTKDFISGIIVAIIALPLSIALAIASGVSPEKGLYTAIIGGFIVSLLGGSRVQIGGPTGAFVVIVYGIIQKYGLDGLIVSTIMAGIFLIIIGALKLGSFIKFIPSSITTGFTSGIAITIFSTQIKDLLGLKIQSVPSEFIGKWEAYIKNMGTINISSALIALLTLAIIIAWPKINKKIPGTFVAIIIVTIITVVFNLPINTIGKQFGHISSSLPSFSMPKISMKMINELLMPSLTIAILGGVESLLSAVVADGMIGGKHRSNMELIAQGTANIFSAAFGGIPVTGAIARTAANVKNGGRTPVAGMVHSLGLLAILLVCMPYVKLVPMSALAAVLVMVSYNMGEWSAFKDIFKAPKSDSLVFIVTFILTIVLDLVVAIGVGVVLASLLFMKKMAEVTEVKYILDDDVNEYEESLTNNQEGLEEGVAVFEITGPFFFGAANKFVSAIKEMGDPPRTLIIKMSKVPYMDSTAYHSFEMLIDICKSNNTTLKIMDVQEQPMKMLRKYGFIDIIGEENICDNIGQSMFEENEKVS; this comes from the coding sequence ATGTTATTAGTTCCGAAGTCTGTAACCTGCATGAAAGGATATACAAAGGAACAATTTACAAAGGATTTTATTTCAGGAATTATTGTTGCTATCATTGCACTACCTTTATCTATTGCGTTAGCTATTGCCTCAGGAGTATCACCTGAAAAGGGGCTCTACACAGCGATAATTGGAGGGTTTATTGTATCTTTGCTTGGGGGAAGTAGAGTGCAAATAGGTGGACCTACAGGTGCTTTTGTAGTTATAGTATATGGAATAATACAAAAATATGGATTAGATGGGCTTATAGTTTCTACTATAATGGCGGGGATTTTCTTAATAATAATCGGAGCGTTAAAGCTAGGTAGTTTTATTAAGTTTATACCATCTTCAATTACAACTGGATTTACAAGTGGAATTGCCATCACAATTTTCTCAACTCAGATTAAGGATTTGCTTGGACTAAAAATACAATCAGTACCTTCAGAGTTTATAGGCAAATGGGAAGCTTACATTAAAAATATGGGAACCATCAATATATCAAGTGCTCTTATAGCATTGCTTACACTTGCTATTATAATTGCATGGCCTAAAATAAATAAAAAAATACCAGGAACTTTTGTTGCTATAATAATAGTAACTATAATTACTGTTGTATTTAATCTGCCAATCAACACGATAGGAAAACAATTTGGACATATATCTTCTTCTTTGCCAAGTTTTTCAATGCCAAAAATAAGTATGAAGATGATAAATGAACTTTTAATGCCATCTTTGACAATAGCTATTCTTGGAGGTGTAGAATCATTACTTTCTGCGGTAGTAGCAGATGGAATGATTGGAGGAAAGCATCGTTCAAATATGGAGCTTATTGCTCAGGGAACTGCTAATATTTTTTCTGCAGCCTTTGGTGGAATTCCTGTCACTGGCGCAATAGCAAGAACTGCCGCTAATGTTAAGAATGGTGGAAGAACCCCTGTTGCAGGAATGGTTCATTCACTTGGATTACTTGCTATATTGTTAGTCTGTATGCCATATGTAAAGTTAGTTCCAATGTCAGCCTTAGCAGCTGTGTTAGTTATGGTATCTTACAATATGGGAGAATGGTCTGCTTTTAAAGATATATTTAAAGCTCCCAAAAGTGATTCTTTAGTTTTCATTGTTACGTTTATCCTAACAATTGTATTAGATTTAGTTGTAGCAATTGGTGTGGGTGTGGTTTTAGCCTCACTATTGTTTATGAAGAAGATGGCCGAAGTAACAGAAGTAAAATACATATTGGATGACGATGTAAATGAATATGAAGAAAGTCTTACAAATAATCAGGAAGGTTTAGAAGAAGGGGTTGCAGTATTTGAAATTACAGGTCCATTTTTCTTTGGAGCTGCAAATAAGTTTGTCAGTGCCATAAAAGAAATGGGAGATCCACCTAGAACCTTGATAATAAAAATGAGTAAAGTTCCATATATGGATTCTACTGCATACCATTCTTTCGAAATGCTGATTGATATATGTAAAAGTAATAATACAACACTTAAGATTATGGATGTACAAGAACAACCAATGAAAATGCTCAGAAAATATGGCTTTATAGATATAATCGGAGAAGAAAATATATGTGATAACATAGGACAATCTATGTTTGAAGAAAATGAAAAGGTAAGCTAA
- a CDS encoding DUF2161 family putative PD-(D/E)XK-type phosphodiesterase — protein MKKDFLLEEELYKPVREYLSSIGYDVKAEVGNCDVFAMKDSKVAVVELKKGLTIELLVQATNRQKFADLVYVAIPKPKINFFSKKWKDICNLIKRLQLGLILVSKKDNEYSVKIAIEPAPFDIKKSINSGKKKRNSLVKEFKGRSLEDNVGGSRGKKLMTAYREQTIKIAEYMMENGPTSAANLSKVGFEHKKTYSILYKNYYGWFKKLDKGKYELSEAGVEELKKRSLLTG, from the coding sequence ATGAAGAAGGATTTTTTACTTGAAGAAGAATTGTATAAGCCTGTTAGAGAATATCTATCAAGCATTGGATATGATGTTAAAGCTGAAGTCGGCAATTGTGATGTTTTTGCAATGAAAGACAGCAAAGTAGCTGTAGTGGAGCTCAAAAAAGGCTTAACCATAGAATTATTGGTGCAAGCTACCAATAGACAAAAATTTGCTGACTTAGTATATGTAGCTATCCCAAAGCCTAAAATTAATTTTTTCAGTAAGAAGTGGAAAGATATATGTAATTTAATAAAAAGACTACAACTCGGACTTATATTAGTTTCTAAAAAAGACAATGAGTACTCGGTAAAGATTGCTATAGAACCAGCTCCTTTCGACATAAAGAAAAGCATAAACTCAGGAAAGAAAAAAAGAAATAGTTTAGTGAAAGAATTTAAAGGACGAAGTCTTGAAGATAATGTTGGAGGCAGCAGAGGTAAGAAGCTAATGACAGCATATAGAGAGCAGACTATAAAGATAGCAGAATATATGATGGAAAATGGTCCGACTTCTGCCGCGAATCTTTCAAAAGTTGGGTTCGAACATAAGAAAACTTATTCTATTCTTTATAAGAATTATTATGGGTGGTTTAAGAAATTGGACAAGGGAAAATATGAGTTAAGTGAAGCAGGAGTAGAGGAACTTAAGAAGAGATCTTTGCTAACAGGTTAG
- a CDS encoding DMT family transporter yields the protein MDKKNTLLPYISVSISSTIFGLSFLFSKQALTVASPFMLVSFRFLLAFLVMTVLIIFRIIKVDYRKKPLGGLLLLGLAEPVVYFIFETFGVKNASSSVSGLMLSLIPIAVTLLGIYILNEVPSITRVIFIIVSVLGVALIGIMSSTSGQETSPLGILLLLGAVTSAGFYTIISRKVSKHYTPVEITYFMMFFAALCFTIMNLIDVSINGDIHRYFEPLQNKTFIASILYLGILSSIIAYFLTNFTLSKIQASKMSVFSNVSTIVSIVAGVLILKESFHIYHLIGSILILTGVWGTNKFK from the coding sequence ATGGATAAGAAAAATACTTTATTGCCTTATATATCAGTATCTATTAGTTCTACAATTTTTGGTCTTAGTTTTTTATTTTCAAAACAAGCACTCACTGTAGCAAGCCCTTTTATGCTTGTATCATTTCGTTTTTTACTTGCTTTTTTGGTTATGACTGTATTAATAATCTTTAGGATAATAAAAGTAGACTACAGAAAAAAACCTCTAGGTGGGTTACTTCTCCTAGGACTCGCGGAGCCAGTAGTGTACTTTATATTTGAAACTTTCGGTGTTAAAAACGCCTCTTCATCTGTTTCTGGGCTTATGCTCTCATTGATACCAATTGCAGTAACCTTATTAGGTATTTATATATTAAATGAAGTTCCTTCTATAACAAGAGTAATTTTTATAATAGTTTCTGTACTTGGGGTTGCTTTAATCGGAATTATGAGCAGTACTAGTGGACAAGAAACTTCCCCCTTAGGAATATTATTATTACTTGGAGCAGTTACTTCAGCTGGTTTTTATACAATAATATCAAGAAAAGTATCCAAGCATTATACTCCAGTTGAAATTACATATTTTATGATGTTTTTTGCAGCACTCTGTTTTACTATAATGAACTTAATAGATGTATCAATAAATGGAGATATTCACCGCTACTTTGAACCTCTACAAAACAAGACCTTTATAGCTTCTATTTTATATTTAGGGATACTATCTTCCATAATCGCATACTTTTTAACTAACTTTACCCTTTCAAAGATTCAGGCTTCAAAAATGTCTGTTTTCTCCAATGTGTCAACAATAGTTTCAATAGTTGCTGGTGTTTTAATTTTAAAAGAAAGCTTTCATATATATCACCTAATTGGATCTATACTTATCCTTACTGGGGTTTGGGGAACTAATAAATTTAAATAA
- a CDS encoding methyl-accepting chemotaxis protein, producing MSKFIKINNIKLGGKMSLILLIPVVSLFFVSALSLVDIDSINKKLVSDLYDNVHQSEYWLLNADRDFYQALDAESELESPDKGSDLKSLKSDYTENLKQTQDRVKLAIDILNRDKATLSKLTHKDSNLNVFQLYDNFNKDFNSWTSLYDPETNTLKDKKQYLDAFNSARSNINQMEEILDDYGKQVIFNSASSVQSIKNIIMTVSISTLVISLLLGIALIININRRAKIAISLINKTADFDLKYDDSYTQYLEDKDEFGQIIKAEGTSRKEFRQTLTDVISSTKSVNIMVDKSNSNMTSLGLELEDISKTVEQLSAGMEETSAATEEMNASTLEIEKAVENIAGKSEEGVTSSREISGRATALKSEAVESQKKSQQILVSLDSNLKASLNEVKAVEQINSLTSSILEISSQTNLLALNAAIEAARAGESGKGFAVVADEIRKLAEVSKQSAMEIQNVTASVITAVNKLRESSVDVLGYMEKQVIPDYEKLVNTGDQYNADSLTFNDLVTDLSSTTEELLASIQDVTRSITEVSSATNEGAMGMTSIAEKTTNIVEMATEVIAQSNRSKETVDNLVSMISKFRL from the coding sequence ATGTCTAAATTCATTAAAATTAACAACATAAAATTAGGTGGAAAGATGAGCTTAATCTTGCTTATCCCAGTAGTATCATTATTTTTCGTATCTGCTCTCTCATTGGTTGATATTGATTCAATAAATAAAAAGTTGGTATCAGATTTGTATGATAATGTACACCAAAGTGAATATTGGCTACTAAATGCAGATAGGGATTTTTATCAGGCATTGGATGCTGAATCAGAATTAGAAAGTCCAGATAAAGGCTCTGATCTTAAAAGCTTGAAAAGTGATTATACTGAAAATTTAAAGCAAACTCAAGATAGAGTTAAGTTAGCAATCGATATACTAAACAGAGATAAAGCCACCTTAAGTAAACTAACTCATAAAGATTCAAATTTAAATGTTTTTCAGCTTTATGATAACTTTAATAAAGATTTTAATTCATGGACAAGTCTTTACGATCCTGAAACAAATACTTTAAAGGATAAGAAGCAATATTTAGATGCTTTTAATTCAGCAAGAAGTAATATAAATCAAATGGAGGAAATCTTAGACGATTATGGTAAGCAGGTTATCTTTAATAGTGCAAGTTCTGTACAAAGTATAAAAAATATAATTATGACTGTTTCTATATCTACCTTAGTAATTTCCTTACTTTTAGGCATAGCTTTAATAATTAACATCAATAGAAGAGCAAAAATTGCTATTTCTTTAATTAATAAAACTGCTGATTTTGATCTTAAATATGATGATAGTTATACACAATATTTAGAAGATAAAGATGAGTTTGGTCAAATAATTAAAGCTGAAGGAACTTCAAGAAAAGAATTTAGACAAACTTTAACAGATGTTATCTCTTCCACTAAATCCGTAAATATAATGGTTGATAAATCTAATTCTAACATGACAAGCTTAGGACTGGAACTAGAAGATATATCAAAGACAGTTGAGCAATTATCTGCTGGTATGGAAGAAACATCAGCAGCTACTGAAGAAATGAATGCATCTACCTTAGAAATTGAAAAAGCTGTTGAAAATATTGCCGGCAAGTCAGAGGAAGGAGTTACTTCTTCAAGAGAAATTAGTGGTCGTGCTACTGCATTAAAATCTGAGGCTGTTGAATCTCAGAAAAAATCACAACAAATATTAGTATCTCTTGATAGTAACTTAAAGGCATCACTTAATGAAGTTAAAGCTGTTGAACAAATTAACTCATTAACTTCAAGCATATTAGAGATCTCATCACAAACCAACCTACTTGCTTTGAATGCAGCAATCGAAGCTGCAAGAGCTGGAGAATCAGGAAAAGGATTCGCAGTTGTTGCTGACGAAATAAGAAAGCTAGCAGAAGTTTCAAAGCAAAGTGCTATGGAAATTCAAAACGTAACAGCTTCTGTTATAACTGCTGTTAACAAATTAAGAGAAAGCTCTGTAGATGTACTAGGTTATATGGAGAAGCAAGTAATTCCTGACTACGAAAAACTTGTTAATACTGGAGATCAGTATAACGCAGATTCATTAACATTTAATGATCTAGTTACAGATCTAAGTTCTACAACTGAGGAACTACTTGCATCTATTCAGGATGTTACTAGATCAATCACTGAAGTTAGTAGTGCAACTAACGAAGGTGCAATGGGAATGACAAGTATTGCAGAAAAAACTACTAATATTGTTGAAATGGCAACTGAAGTCATAGCTCAGTCTAATAGATCAAAAGAAACTGTAGACAATCTAGTTTCAATGATTTCTAAATTTAGATTGTAG
- a CDS encoding YhgE/Pip domain-containing protein — MRKVFKVFKRDLKSILKNPAALVIVVGLCILPSLYAWINIKACWDPYANTGNLPVAVVNSDEGTTFNGKNINAGEQIVSELKKNKSIGWVFVDQWQGNYGLNEGKYYALIEIPSDFSKGLVSLTTVTPKKPDIIYRVNQKLNAIAAKITNAAKDQVARNIKSNFVDTVNKEALKTINSVGEEFNINKAQIIQLKDTMTEANGDIDGIKKYISEANSNSEQLQKYLNDVKTKLPKITEQINSLQKATEASKDLTIATKQSISSLASTLNNDIGKIQSINNQNQMLLQKLKDINNGTSTDNIISIIGEMSNIMDDLDKLVDADIKSLDAVNQNHPNSQITAVINSLKSLKVIIGIEKSNLDSLKTSINSGSSKESINASLDQISKISSDLSNQVVGVSNSFYSNGISVLNSIADSMTASLDNMNSILESTKVIVPQLDALANFGIASSKASVEQANDLNNKLSALQIELGKLSDKMKDLNSDNIDQIIKLMKMNPDEIAGFISSPINVNETDVYDAGIFGVGLTPFYTVLAIWVGALLLSSLLTVEAKDFEDGEKMNLMQRHFGKMLLFLMISMIQAVIVTLGDKYILGVKPVDMRLMIIFALLSAVTFTIIIFTLVSIFGNVGKAIAVVIMVFQIAGAGGIYPIQTNPKIFGVLQPLWPFTYAINGFREAIAGPIWDTVYKNLIALFMFSFIFIMISVLKKPFHKLTEFMEHKFKEAGI, encoded by the coding sequence ATGAGGAAAGTTTTTAAAGTATTTAAGAGAGATTTGAAAAGTATATTGAAAAATCCTGCTGCTTTAGTTATTGTAGTAGGACTGTGTATTTTACCATCTCTTTACGCTTGGATAAATATAAAAGCTTGCTGGGATCCTTATGCAAACACAGGAAATTTACCAGTGGCTGTAGTAAATAGTGATGAAGGAACAACATTTAATGGTAAAAATATAAATGCTGGAGAACAGATTGTTTCTGAATTAAAGAAGAACAAATCGATTGGATGGGTTTTTGTGGATCAGTGGCAAGGCAACTACGGGCTAAACGAAGGTAAATATTATGCCTTAATAGAAATCCCTTCGGATTTCTCAAAGGGACTTGTGAGCCTTACTACAGTTACTCCAAAAAAACCAGATATCATATACAGAGTTAACCAAAAGTTAAATGCAATTGCAGCAAAAATTACAAATGCAGCAAAGGATCAAGTTGCAAGAAATATTAAAAGCAATTTTGTAGATACAGTAAACAAAGAAGCACTTAAAACCATTAATTCCGTCGGTGAAGAGTTTAATATAAACAAAGCTCAGATAATCCAACTTAAGGATACAATGACAGAAGCAAATGGTGATATAGATGGAATAAAAAAGTACATATCAGAAGCAAATTCTAACTCAGAACAACTTCAAAAATATTTAAATGATGTAAAAACAAAATTACCAAAGATAACAGAGCAGATAAATAGTCTACAAAAAGCAACCGAGGCAAGTAAAGATCTTACTATTGCAACAAAACAAAGCATAAGTTCATTGGCTTCGACTTTAAATAATGATATAGGGAAAATTCAAAGCATAAATAATCAAAATCAAATGCTTTTGCAGAAATTAAAAGATATAAATAATGGAACAAGTACAGATAATATCATCTCAATAATAGGAGAGATGTCTAATATAATGGATGACTTAGATAAACTAGTAGATGCTGATATTAAGAGTTTAGATGCAGTAAATCAAAATCATCCAAACAGTCAGATTACAGCAGTTATAAATTCACTAAAATCATTAAAAGTTATAATAGGAATAGAAAAAAGTAATCTAGATAGTTTAAAAACATCAATAAATAGCGGGTCATCTAAGGAAAGTATAAATGCATCTTTAGATCAAATCTCTAAAATAAGTAGCGATTTGTCTAATCAAGTTGTTGGTGTATCAAATAGTTTTTATTCAAATGGAATCTCAGTTCTAAATAGTATTGCTGATAGTATGACTGCAAGCTTGGATAACATGAATTCAATCCTAGAGTCTACAAAAGTTATAGTTCCGCAATTAGACGCACTTGCTAACTTTGGTATAGCAAGCAGTAAAGCATCAGTAGAACAGGCTAATGATCTAAATAACAAGCTTTCTGCACTACAAATTGAATTAGGTAAATTAAGTGATAAGATGAAGGATTTAAATAGTGATAACATAGATCAGATAATAAAGCTTATGAAAATGAATCCTGATGAGATAGCTGGTTTTATTTCTTCTCCTATAAATGTAAATGAGACAGATGTATACGATGCTGGAATATTTGGGGTTGGGCTTACTCCATTTTACACAGTATTAGCTATATGGGTTGGAGCATTATTGTTATCATCTTTACTGACTGTGGAGGCCAAGGACTTTGAAGATGGAGAAAAAATGAACCTTATGCAAAGGCATTTTGGAAAGATGCTATTATTTCTAATGATCTCTATGATTCAAGCTGTAATAGTTACTTTAGGAGATAAATACATTTTAGGGGTAAAACCAGTAGATATGAGACTTATGATTATTTTTGCATTATTATCTGCTGTAACCTTCACAATCATAATATTCACCTTAGTATCTATATTCGGGAATGTAGGAAAAGCTATTGCTGTAGTAATAATGGTATTTCAAATTGCAGGAGCAGGTGGCATATACCCAATTCAGACAAATCCTAAGATATTTGGAGTATTACAGCCGTTATGGCCTTTTACCTACGCCATAAATGGATTTAGGGAAGCTATAGCTGGTCCAATTTGGGATACTGTTTATAAAAACCTAATTGCACTATTTATGTTTTCGTTTATTTTTATTATGATTTCTGTCCTTAAGAAACCATTTCATAAGTTAACTGAATTTATGGAACATAAATTTAAGGAAGCCGGAATTTAA
- a CDS encoding YhgE/Pip domain-containing protein — MKNILKVFKRDMKSIAKNPIALLIVGGLCIIPSLYAWVNIKACWDPYENTSTIPVAVVNNDKKVTFKGKEINIGEEVIKKLKDNKKIGWTFVNSKSASLGVVDGTYYAAIEIPEDFSSSFISVLSDNPKKPQINYKVDTKANPVATKITGVAKNTLTEEITANFVETVNETIFSSLNDVGQNAEKNKQDIIKLKDNIIDMNKNMDLILSTLQNINTRSGDLSKFLTEIKSTMPSISSGLSAVIESNENNKSLIKSTQNSMNNSFDNINTTLNNSQASVYRIQASMKELNTITSDTAVSQTNSIIGQVTMEISNISNGISSTVDFLQKVNEASPNGEVTKMIASLKNIQTSLNDEKSRLENARTQINEANKINKNMIDSINNGITDINTEIISATKEYNASARTSLNTIANNLVTATNDATDLLKSAQDLNNQIDKLMNTAIDGTNLANKVSGDMNYRLLEFKDTISKLSEKLQLVNNNDLVQIISILQSNPKFMGDFIADPINLKEEAINAIPNYGSAMAPIYTVLALWVGCLLLTSLLKTTVVPFEGSENITLREKHFGKMLTFITLASIQAFIMSVGDKVLLNVYTVSTPLMIIFAIVSSITFAIITFTLVSILGNIGKAIAIVFMIIQLAGSGGTYPIQVDPLIFRILQPLFPFTYSVGGFREAIAGPLISSVVLDFTMLLIIAIVFILIGFFFKEPLHNKIHKFEMRFEESGIGE, encoded by the coding sequence ATGAAGAATATTTTAAAAGTATTTAAAAGAGATATGAAAAGTATAGCAAAGAATCCAATTGCGTTACTAATCGTTGGAGGATTATGCATTATTCCTTCTTTATATGCATGGGTTAATATAAAAGCCTGTTGGGATCCATATGAAAATACAAGCACTATACCGGTAGCTGTGGTAAATAACGATAAAAAGGTAACTTTTAAAGGGAAGGAAATAAATATTGGTGAAGAAGTTATCAAAAAACTTAAAGATAACAAAAAAATAGGATGGACATTTGTAAATTCTAAATCTGCAAGCTTAGGTGTAGTTGATGGCACTTATTATGCTGCTATTGAGATACCAGAAGATTTTTCTTCAAGTTTTATAAGTGTTTTATCAGATAATCCTAAAAAACCTCAAATAAATTATAAAGTAGATACAAAGGCTAATCCTGTTGCAACTAAGATTACAGGTGTTGCTAAAAATACATTGACTGAAGAAATAACTGCAAATTTCGTAGAGACAGTAAATGAAACTATATTTTCATCGTTAAATGATGTAGGGCAAAATGCTGAGAAAAATAAACAAGATATAATAAAATTAAAAGATAACATAATTGATATGAATAAAAATATGGATCTTATTCTGAGTACACTTCAAAACATTAATACTAGATCTGGAGACTTAAGTAAATTTTTAACTGAAATAAAATCAACGATGCCTTCAATAAGCAGTGGGCTTAGTGCTGTGATAGAAAGCAATGAAAACAATAAAAGCTTAATAAAATCTACTCAAAATTCAATGAATAATTCTTTTGATAACATCAATACGACTTTAAATAATTCACAGGCTTCAGTATATAGGATTCAAGCTTCGATGAAGGAACTAAATACAATAACCTCTGATACTGCAGTTTCGCAAACCAATTCAATTATTGGTCAGGTTACTATGGAAATAAGTAATATAAGTAATGGAATTAGTTCTACTGTAGATTTTCTTCAAAAGGTGAATGAAGCAAGTCCGAATGGTGAAGTGACTAAGATGATTGCATCATTAAAAAATATTCAAACTTCATTAAATGATGAGAAAAGTAGATTAGAAAATGCAAGAACGCAGATAAACGAAGCAAATAAAATTAATAAGAATATGATTGACTCAATAAATAACGGAATAACTGATATAAATACTGAAATAATTAGTGCAACCAAAGAATATAATGCAAGTGCTAGAACTTCATTAAACACTATTGCTAATAATCTAGTAACGGCAACAAATGATGCTACCGACTTACTAAAGTCAGCTCAAGACCTTAACAATCAAATAGATAAACTTATGAATACAGCAATTGATGGTACAAATCTAGCAAATAAAGTATCTGGTGACATGAATTATAGATTGCTTGAATTTAAAGATACCATAAGTAAACTGAGCGAAAAGTTACAACTTGTAAATAACAATGACCTTGTCCAAATAATAAGCATTTTACAAAGTAATCCTAAGTTTATGGGAGATTTTATAGCAGACCCTATTAATCTAAAAGAAGAAGCAATAAATGCAATACCTAACTATGGTTCAGCAATGGCACCTATATATACTGTTCTAGCTTTATGGGTTGGATGTTTATTACTAACTTCATTATTAAAGACCACTGTAGTACCTTTCGAAGGTAGTGAAAATATAACACTGAGAGAAAAACATTTTGGGAAAATGCTAACATTTATTACTCTGGCATCCATACAGGCTTTTATTATGTCAGTAGGAGATAAAGTATTATTGAATGTCTATACAGTTAGCACACCTTTAATGATAATATTTGCAATCGTATCGTCTATAACTTTTGCTATAATAACCTTCACTTTGGTTTCGATATTAGGTAATATTGGTAAGGCTATAGCCATAGTATTCATGATAATACAACTTGCTGGCAGTGGAGGAACATATCCAATTCAGGTAGACCCTTTGATTTTTAGAATACTTCAACCTCTATTTCCTTTTACCTATAGTGTAGGCGGTTTTAGAGAAGCAATAGCTGGACCGCTAATAAGTAGTGTGGTGTTAGATTTTACTATGCTACTAATCATAGCTATAGTATTTATTTTGATAGGCTTCTTTTTTAAAGAACCTTTGCATAATAAAATTCATAAATTTGAAATGAGATTTGAAGAGTCTGGCATTGGAGAATAA